In Castanea sativa cultivar Marrone di Chiusa Pesio chromosome 6, ASM4071231v1, a single window of DNA contains:
- the LOC142638807 gene encoding auxin-responsive protein SAUR32-like, whose translation MGSGEKSLRNFHLLLPHHHHQKKHHQQQEIRDVPKGCLAIKVGQGEEQQRFVVPVIYFNHPLFMQLLKEAEEEYGFDQKGTITIPCHVEEFRYVQGMIDREKSLHHHHHVIRCFRV comes from the coding sequence ATGGGAAGTGGAGAGAAAAGTTTGCGAAACTTCCATCTGCTTCTGCCTCAccatcatcatcagaagaagCATCATCAACAGCAAGAGATAAGAGATGTGCCAAAAGGGTGTCTGGCAATCAAGGTGGGCCAAGGTGAAGAGCAACAGAGATTTGTGGTGCCTGTGATATACTTCAACCACCCACTGTTCATGCAGCTCTTGAAGGAGGCTGAAGAAGAGTACGGATTTGATCAGAAGGGGACCATCACCATCCCTTGCCATGTGGAGGAGTTTAGGTACGTCCAAGGCATGATTGATAGGGAAAAGTCCcttcatcaccatcaccatGTCATTCGGTGTTTTAGGGTTTGA